AAGCGAAAGTGTTTATGATACTTTTGGCGTAGGTCATTCCTCTACTTCTATTTCTGCTGCGTTGGGAATGGCGATTGCTTCTCATATAAAAGGCGATTTCAACAAACAACATATTGCAGTTATTGGCGATGCTTCTATTGCATCCGGAATGGCATTTGAAGGTCTAAATCATGCGGGAGTAACCGATGCCAATTTGCTGGTTATTTTAAACGATAATGCTATTGGAATTGATCCCAGCGTAGGTGCATTAAAACAATATCTTACTGCTGTAAAAGAAGGAAAAAATCCTAAGAAAAATAATATGATCAAGTCTCTGAATTTTGATTATTCAGGTCCAATTGACGGTCATGATCTTCCTGCTCTAATTAAAGAACTCAATCGCTTAAAAAAGATTAAAGGACCAAAATTCCTTCATATTGTTACCACTAAAGGAAAAGGATTGCAACAAGCTGAAGAAAATCAGGTAAAATATCATGCGCCTGGTAAATTTGATGCCTTAACGGGTGAACTTCAACTAAAATCTGAAGAAAATCTTCCTCCAAAATATCAGGATGTTTTTGGTTTAACCATTTTAGATTTAGCCAAAAAGAACGAAAAAATTATCGGAATCACGCCGGCAATGCCATCCGGGAGTTCGTTAAAATTTATGATGGACGAATTGCCCGATCGTGCTTTTGATGTGGGGATTGCAGAACAACATGCTGTAACGCTTTCTGCCGGAATGGCGACTCAGGGCATGATTGTATATTGCAATATTTATTCGACGTTTTTACAGCGCGCCTATGATCAGGTTATACACGATGTTGCTTTACAGAATTTACCTGTAATATTTTGTCTGGACAGAGCCGGTTTGGTTGGTGAAGACGGAGCAACTCATCATGGTGTTTTTGATATTGCTTATTTAAGAGCAATTCCGAATATGATTATCTATGCGCCAATCAACGAAATTGCACTTCAAAACATTTTATATACCGCTCAATTGGGCTTAAATCATCCAATCGCAATTCGATATCCGCGTGGTCGGGGCGTGTTGCCCAATTGGGAAGTAGAAAATTTCGGACATTACGATAAAATTAAAATTGGTCAAGCAAACTGCCTGAAAAAAGGAAATCGGATTGCAGTTTTATCAACCGGAACGATCGGAAATAATGTTATAGAAGCGCTCAACGAATGTTCCAATTCAGACGCTATTGCGCATTATGACTTTCCATTTATTAAGCCACTAGATAACAATACCTTAAATGACGTTTTTACACATTTTGAGACTATAATTACCATTGAAGACGGAACTGTAAACGGAGGTTTCGGAAGCGCAGTTTTAGATTTTGCAGCAGCCCATAATTTTAAAAACAACATCAAAATTTTAGGTATTCCGGATGAATTTATTGAGCATGGAACCGTGTCCCAGTTACAACAATTGTGTAAAATTGACGTTAAAAGTTTAATAAATCTTTTTTCTAATGATGTAAAATAATTATTTTGCAGCTCCAAAAACTAAAATAAGCCTAATGAAATTATTGCGTTCTGCCCTTTTGCTTTTATTGCTATTGTGTACTTCGAATAACTTTGCACAAATCATACAAACTACATTAGACCCAAATCAATTACCGGCACTACCATCGAACTGGGCCAAAAAAAATCAGTTAGGTTTTGACATTTCAGAGATTGCTTTCGTCAACTGGAGCGCGGGGGGAACAAGTTCTGTTTCTGGATTATTTAAGGGCGAATTCAATAGAACTTATCAAAAACAAAACCATAAATGGGTAAACGAACTTATCGTAAAATATGGTTTAAATAAGCAAGACGGAATTGAATTGAGAAAAACAGATGATGCTTTTCAATTTAACTCAACTTATGGTTTTAGAAAAGATACCATATCAAACTGGTACTATTCTGCTAAATTAAATTTCAACACACAATTTTCTGATGGTTATAATTATCCCAACAGAGACGTTGCTATTTCTAAACCGTTTGCCCCTGCTTATATTTTCCTTGGAGCGGGAGCTGAGAACTCAAATAAACAAAAAAACAGAACCTTTTATTTCTCTCCAATTACGCTAAAAACAACTTTGGTTTTAGATCAGACTTTAGCCAATCAGGGTGCTTTTGGGGTTAGAAAAGCCGTTTATGAGACTGATCCTTTAGATCCTGCAAATAAAATTTTAGTTGAAGAAGGACAAAAAGTAAAAGCCGAATTTGGTATTCTTTTTACAGCATACACGAAAAGCGAAATTTATAAAAATGTTTTCTACGAAAACCGACTAAGTTTATATACCGATTATTTAAACAAGTTTGGAAATGTCGACATTGATTATGACACCCGATTAGACCTTGTTGTTAATGCTTATGTAAAAGCAAATATTGGTGTACATTTAGTGTATGACGACGATATTAAAACCAAAAAAGACGTAGTTGATCCTGTGTCAGGAGCAACGAGTCAGGTTAATGACGGACCAAGAATGCAGTTAAGACAAGTTTTGGGTGTAGGTCTTGTTTATGCTTTTCAATAATAAATTTCCAGAATTAATTGGTTTTTCTGCCATTAATGGTTTCAAATAATTCTAAGGCGTTTCCGTCTGTTAACAGCGAAACATAATGACAAATATGAAGCAAACGCTCATATAAATTCGTTTTTTCTAAATGATGTTTTTCCGGCAGCATTTTTAAAAGTAATTTATCATAGTTTGAGGCTGTCCCTTCATATTTGTTATTGAAAGCTGTTATAAATTTATCCAGTAAAGTCTGGATGATTTGATAACCAACGATTTCTTTCTCGATTACTTCACGACTTTGATAGATTTTCTCAATACTTAAGTTGATAATATCATTCATCTGCGCTTTGTATTTGCTCTTGTCTGTTAAAGCAAAAGGAAATTTGCCCGCCATAATTGCTTCTTCGTTTTCGATAAAAACATCTACAGCATCATTGATTAAAGAACCAATCGCAAGTGCACGCAAGTAGCTAATTCGGTCTTCTTTTGTTTCAAGTGTTTTATATTTTGCGACACCGATATTGTCTTTTACCAGTTTGATTAAATACTCTAAAGCATAATCTTCAGAAACTAATCCTAAATTGATTCCGTCTTCAAAATCGATAATGGTATAGCAAATATCATCTGCAGCTTCGACCAAATAAGCCAAAGGATGTCTTTCAAAACCAATATCTTCACCAGATTTATTGGCTATCATTCCCATATCCTGAGCAACTTCTTCAAAAAAAGCTTTATCAGTCTGGAAGAAACCGTATTTTTTATCTGCAATATTATTTGTTGGCTTTTTAGGAAGGCTTTCTTTTGGATATTTCATGAAGGCTCCCAAAGTAGCATACGAAATTCTAAGTCCGCCTTCGATTCCCGGACGACTTGCCGTTAGTACCGAAAATCCATTGGCATTTCCCTCAAAATCAATCAAATCTTGCCATTCTTTGGCCGTTAGCTTATCTTTAAATTTGGCTCCGTTCCCGATAGAAAAATATTCTCCAATCGCTTTTTCGCCAGAATGTCCAAAAGGTGGATTCCCAATATCGTGTGCCAATGAAGCCGCAGCCACAATAGCCCCAAAATCATTCATATGATAACCATGAACTTCTTTTAGATAAGGATATTTTTCAATAATCTTTTTTCCAACCAAACGTCCAAGCGAACGTCCTACAACCGAAACTTCCAGACTATGTGTTAAACGTGTATGCACAAAATCTGTTTTAGACAGTGGAATAACCTGGGTTTTATCTTGTAAACTTCTAAAAGCAGCAGAAAATATAATTCGGTCATAATCGACTTCAAAACCTAAACGGGTGTCATCTTGTTCTACACGTAATCTTTTGCTTGTATCTCCCTGACGTTTTAATGATAAAAGTTGTTCCCAGTTCATTTTTATATTTTAGATTTCTGATTTTAGATTCTAGATTTTCATCTAAACGTCAAAAATACGTTTTATTTTAGGATAATATTGAATAAAAATAGGCCGCAGATGACATTAAATATTTTTGTTCGTTACAAATTATAATCTGTTTATTAAAACTCCAAAGCAGTACTGTGCTTGATTTCTCCCATTACAAAAATACTATTTGTATTACCAATGTTTTCTATGGTTGACAGCTTATTCATAACAAAATCCTGATAACTAGCCATATCCTTTACTAAAATCTTCAGCATAAAATCATAATCGCCCGCAATGTTGTAGCATTCTATAATTTCAGGAAGTGCTACAATGTCTTTTACAAAATTACTTCCTACATTTTTTGCATGTTCTTTTAGACGTACATTACAGAAAACTGTCATACCACGATTCATTTTATTCTTATCCAGAAGAGCCACATATTTTGTAATGTAACCATCTCTTTCCAGCCTTTTAATTCGTTCATAAACGGGAGTAACTGTCAGAAATAATTTACTGGCAAGGTCTTTTGTGTTGATATTTGAGTTTTCCTGAAGGTGTTTCAGGATCAATAAATCTGTTTTATCTAGGTTTTCCATAGTTTTTTTTACGGCTAAAGTTCCACTAAAAAGGTTTTCACAGTAATAAAATCTTTTAAAAATACATTTAAAAACACATTTTACTGAAATAAAACTCAAATATAAGTTATAAAAACCAAGAACGTAAATTTGTTCAGTAAAAAATACTGAATCAAAAATGAAAACAAACAACTTAGGCTATCCAAGAATAGGCAGCAACAGAGAACTCAAAAAAGCAAGTGAGCTTTACTGGGCAGGACAAATTTCGGCAGACGAACTTATCGCAACCGGAAAAGACATTCGCAGCAAAAACTGGCATTTACAATCGGCGGCCGGAATAGATTTAATTCCGTCTAATGATTTTTCTTTTTACGATCAGGTTCTCGATTTGACTCTGGCTGTTGGAGCAATTCCGGCACGCTATCACGAACTGGCAAAAAGCAACTCTTCTCTGGACTTGTATTTTGCTATGGCGAGAGGTTCTCAAAAAGAAGGTCAGGATGTTGTTGCCATGGAAATGACAAAGTGGTTTGATACGAACTATCATTATATTGTGCCTGAATTTACCAAGAATCAAAAATTTGAATTGTTTTCAGAAAAAATAATCCACGAATTTAAAGAGGCAAACGCTTTAGGAATAAAAACAAAACCGGTTCTAATTGGGCCTGTTTCTTATTTATTATTGGGAAAAGAAAAAGAAGAAGGTTTTCACCGAATTGACCTTATTGATGCTATACTTCCTGTATATTTTGAAATTTTCGAAAAACTTCAGGCCGAAAATGCTGAATACATTCAATTAGACGAGCCATTTTTAGCGCTAAATTTAACTGATAAAGAAAGAAAAACGTATACTGAGGTATACAACGAAATCAACATTCGTTTTCCGAAACTTAAAATTGTTTTAGCGAACTATTTTGATTGTTTTGGAGAAAATTTAGAAACTGCTTTGGCGCTTCCGGTTGATACATTTCATTTAGATTTAGTTCGTTGTCCTTTACAATTAGATGATATTTTAGACTCTGGAAAATTAGCTTCAAACGTAAATCTTTCTCTAGGAGTTGTTGACGGCAGAAATATCTGGAAAAACGATTTCAAACCATCTTTAGAATTAATCAAAAAAGCTGTCGATGCTTTAGGTGCAGACAGAATTTTAATAGCTCCGTCTTGTTCTTTAATTCACAGTCCGTGTGATTTAGACTTAGAAACAAACGATCAGACTCTTACTCCGGAGATTAAACAATGGCTTGCTTTTGCTAAACAAAAAATCAATGAAGTCGTACTTTTAAAACAATTTGCCTCAAACGAAATTGACGTAAAAAACTCTGTTGATTACGAAAGAAATAGCATTGCAAATAACAATCGTAAAACTTCAAAATTAATTCATAATAACGAAGTAAAAGCGCGGGTTTCGGGAATTACAACTTCTGATGATAAACGCAAAAGTGCATTTGCAACAAGAAGAAAAAGTCAGATTGAAGCTTTAAATCTGCCCCTTTTTCCAACTACAACCATTGGATCTTTCCCCCAAACTGCTGAAGTAAGAAGCTGGAGAGCAAAATTCAAAAAAGGCGAATTAACAACTGAGGAATACCATAATTTAATCGAAAAAGAAACTGAAGCTACCATTCGTTTTCAGGAAGAAACCGGAATTGACGTTCTGGTTCACGGAGAATTTGAACGTAACGATATGGTGGAATATTTCGGTGAGCAATTGGCCGGATTTACGTTTACCAAAAACGGCTGGGTACAGAGTTACGGAAGCCGCTGTGTGAAACCTCCGGTTATTTACGGAGACGTTTCCCGTCCTAAACCTATGACAGTAAAATGGTCTGAATATGCGCAGTCTTTAACTCCAAAATGGGTAAAAGGAATGCTTACGGGACCTGTAACTATTTTGCAATGGTCATTTGTTCGTAACGATCAGCCTCGTTCCGAAACTTGTACGCAAATCGCTTTAGCTATTCGTGATGAAGTTGTAGATCTTGAAAAAGCCGGAATCAAAATTATCCAAATTGATGAACCTGCAATTCGTGAAGGTCTGCCTTTGAGAAAAGAAGAATGGGCAAACTATTTAGACTGGGCTGTAAAAGCATTCCGTATTTCAGCAAGTGGTGTTAATGACGATACACAAATTCATACGCATATGTGTTACAGCGAATTTAACGATATCATTCAAAACATTGCCGACATGGATGCTGATGTTATTACAATTGAATGCTCCCGTTCGCAAATGGAACTTCTGGATGCATTTGCCAATTTCAAATATCCAAACGAGATTGGCCCCGGAGTTTACGATATTCACTCACCACGTGTACCATCAAGCACAGAAATGGTTCGTTTGTTAGAAAAAGCAGCTGCGGTTATTCCCGTAGATCAACTTTGGGTAAATCCGGATTGCGGTTTAAAAACACGTCATTGGGATGAAACCAAAAAAGCATTGATCGAGATGGTGGCAGCCGCTCAGGAAATGAGAGCAGCAGTTGAAAATCCTGTGACTTAATACCTTTAAATAGTTTTTGTTTTTTATGCCAGCAAGTGAGGCCGAATTTAGTTATGATTCGTTTCGGCTTCATTTTGTTGGTATTTATTTATTTTTTTAGAAGCAGGACATCTTCGCATTCAAAACAACGTTCGGTCCCGCTATTCACTATATCTTTTGTGTTGAACCCCAACACAAAAGGATGCCGTTCCTATCAGGGCTAAGCTGTAAATTTTAGTTTTCAGAAGAACTTTTACAAACAAAAAAAAAACGCTCTAAATAGAGCGTTTTTCTATTTCCATAAAACCTAAAACTAGAAGTTTTTAGAAATTCCTATGTTTACTGTTTTTCCAAAATTGACGAAAAATTTACTATAATCAGCATCATCCTTATCGTAACTTAACGTTTCATATCCTAAACCACCTATACTGAAGTTTAACCCAAAACCTTTCTTCATATTAATAAAAAGAGCTGGAGTTAAACCTGTATAAAAGCCGTTGGCTTTATTATCTGAAATAAGTGAGCCATTTTCGTAATTTTTGATTTTTTGATTTTGATACCCGGCTCCTAAATCAGCAAAAACAGAAAAAGTTTCGCTCAACGGCATTGTATAGCGCACAAAAGCTCCTGCTTTAAAAGTATTGCTTTTACCTTCACCCTCTCCAAGATTAGTTTTTGAAGATTCTACCGAGAATTCGGCTCCAGCTGTCCAGTTATCATGAAATTGATATCCAACCTTTGGAGAAAACTCAAAAGTATTGTTTTTTGCAGAGGCAATTTCCCTGTCAATTTTTTCAGAAGTATAACCAATATTTCCTCCAACTAAAATTGTTCCCTTTTGGGCATTTGCAAAGCTAACCATAGCCAATGCAAGAATAAGTAGCATTTTTTTCATATGTGATAATTTATTAAGATTTCACATACAACAAACAATTAAAATACCAATATAGAATCGTAGTTATTTTCTTAACGATTAATTAAAAACAACTCAATTTAAATAGGTTAAAAATTAAAATAAGAATAAGAAATAGTTATAAAAAAAAGCGCCCCATTTGGAGCGCTTTCTGAAATTGAATATTTAACTTAAGATTAGAAGTTTTTAGAAACTCCAATGTTAAATGCTTTACCAAAATTAAAATCAAAGTTTTTGTATTCTGGTCCATTATTTTCGTAGCTGATAGTGTTGTATCCTAAACCACCAATGTTAAAGTTTAAACCAAAACCTTTTTTCATATCAATGAAAAGAGCTGGAGTTACACCAATATACATACCATCACCTTTTGCAGTTGTAGTAATTGGTCCTGCATAAGTTTTGTTTTTCTCACTTTGAAAACCAGTTCCTAACTCAGCAAAGAAAGCAAAAGTTTGGTTTAATGGCATTGTGTAACGTAAAAATGCACCTAATTTAGTAGTATTAAATCTCTCTTCGTTTGTTCCTTGTTTTACTTTTTCTGAACCAAAAGAAGCTTCACCTCCTACAGTCCAGTTTTCGTGAAATTGGTAACCTACTTTTGGAGAAAAGCTAAAATCGTTGTTTTTAACTTCATTGTTTCCAAGAGTTCTAGTGTTTGAAGTGTAACCAATACTTCCACCAACTAAAATTGTACCTTTTTGCGCGTTTGCAAAGCTTACTACAGCTAATGCAACCATAACTAACATTTTTTTCATTTGTATTATTTAAAATTTAATATCCCTTTAACAATAACGATGCCGATTTTAACATTAAAAATTAAATTGTTTCCGAAACAAAATTTAGCAATCGAGACTATTTCTGTTTATTTTTGTGGCAAATAAAAAGTCATGTCGATAGAAGTAAACAACATATCAAAAAGTTACGGAACTCAAAAAGCGCTAAACGAAATTTCATTTTCGATTCAGAAGGGAGAAATTGTTGGATTTCTGGGCCCAAATGGAGCAGGAAAATCTACTTTAATGAAAATTTTGACGACTTATTTATTAGCCGATGGCGGCTCAGCCCTTGTAAATGGTCACGATGTCATGACAGACACTAAAGCGGTACAACGCTCAATAGGATATTTACCAGAGCATAATCCGCTATATCTGGATTTGTATGTTCGTGAGTATTTGGCTTTTAATGCCGATGTTTATAAGGTTGAAAAATCAAGAATTGAAGAAGTAATTCAACTGACAGGACTGACACCGGAAAGCCATAAAAAGATTGGGCAGCTCTCTAAAGGATACCGCCAGCGTGTTGGACTTGCCAATGCTTTATTGCATAATCCGGATGTTTTAATTCTGGATGAGCCAACTACAGGTCTGGATCCGAATCAGTTAATGGAAATTAGAAATGTAATTAAAAATGTTGGAAAAAATAAAACTGTTTTTCTGTCAACACATATTATGCAGGAAGTCGAAGCAATTTGCGATCGTGTCATCATTATTGACAAAGGACAAATTGTAGCGGACAACAAATTAGACCATTTAGTTGCTGCAAATAAAGAACAAGTTATTGAGGTACAATTTGATTATCAGGTAGAAGAACAGCTTCTGTCCAAAATTGAAAATATTTCTACATACATCAACACGCATGACATGACCTGGGAACTTACTTTTATTACCGAAAAAGACATGCGTCCGGCCATTTTTGATTTTGCCAATGAAAACGGATTGAAAACTTTGCAATTAAATCAGAAGAATAAAAACCTTGAAGCTGTATTTAGAGAAATTACGAAATAGGCTTTCGCTTTTCGGTTTTCAGCCTCAGTTTTAATTCTATCCAAATTATATTAAATCCTGTTTATTCTTTACCAGAATAAACAGGATTTCTTTTTTAGTCTCTTTAGCTTATTACTTCTCTAAACAAAAGATCGTTTTTTGGCTAGTTTTAGCAACTCGTTATCAAACTATTGACATTTCATTGCAAAAAATTATTTATTTTTATTTAGACTTGATATAAATAGTATTATATTTGCTTCCTGAAACCCAATATTTACTCGAAAATGGAGTCATCAATTTTTTCTAAAATCAATTTTATCAATTCAGTTTTAAGCTCCATTGAAAATATTCAAAAGAAAATTTCAGATAAAATGGAGCAAATCATCCTGCAGTAATAAAAAGCCAGTTATTATAATAAAAGCCAAATACCACATGAAAAATATAATTACCTCAATGATGCTTGCATTTTCTGTTTATTCTTATTCCCAAACCGAAAAAGAAAGTGACAGCATTGTTGAAACCTCTATAAATGTCTTGGATGAGATTGTTATTACAAAAAAGAAAGTTTTATACACCCAAAAATCAGACAGACTGGTTTTTAACGTCGAGAACAGTATTGTATCGGAAGGCGGAACTGCTCTGGATGTTTTATCACGAGCACCCGGGGTTATTGTCTCTCAGGATGGCTATTTATCTATTCGCGGACAACAGGGCGTTGCGGTCATGATAAACGGCAAATTAACGCAGCTTTCGCAGAAAGAACTGGCTAATTATTTAAAATCGACAACCTCATCAAATATAAAGCAAATAGAAGTTATCACGAATCCTTCTTCTAAATATGATGCAACAGGAAAAGCCGGAATCATAAATATTATCCTAAAAAAACCAGGTACAGGAGGCTTGAAAGGAACTGCATTTGCCAGTTATGGAAGAGGCCGAAAAAACAGAACTAATTCTGGTGTTAATTTAAGTTATAATAAAGACAAATTTGGCATTTACGGTAATTACAGTTACACTTTTAGAGGTGAAGAAGAACGCAAAGAGTTTGGTCAGATTCAGTATACAGATGTCACACGTAAGCAAATTTCAACAAAAAATCATCAATCTTCGGTTACAGACGAGCCTTTGACTTCAAACAATTTTAAAATTGGAACTACTTACGAGATTTCGACTAAAACCAATTTTGAAGTATCTGTTGATGCCAAATTGGGGCGTTATGAAAATATTGCCAATGGTCAAAATACATTGCTAAATGCGCTAGATCAGGTACAGTTTGATGCATCGACTTACAACGACAGCAAAGAAAAATGGAATGACTATACATATGCTTTCTCCGGAGTTCATAAATTTAATACGGAAGGAAAAAATATGTCTTTTGATTTTGAATACGAAACTTCAAAATTTAGATCAAACCAATTTCAGAGTGCACAAAATATTGCCCCTTCAAATACAGCTGAAATCAATGACAGAAGAGGGTATATTCCGTCGCAGTTGAGCGTTTTTACAGGGAAAGTAGATTTTACTAATCCATTAAAAGAAAAACAATCTATCGAATGGGGATTTAAAGCAAGTTTAAAAAACAACGACAATCCTTCTGTTTATGAATATTACGAAAATAATCAATGGCTTATTGATCCCACCTCAACCAATCATTTTGAATACAAGGAACAGATTTATGCGGCCTACGCTAATTATAAGTATCAGATAGGAGATTTTAATATTCAGGGTGGTTTAAGATCTGAATATACAGCAATTAATATTCTGCAAAAAACCTTACATGAAGAACATAAAGATGATTATTTAAAATGGTTTCCCAGTATTTCTATGAAATATGAATTGACTGCCGATCATTCGCTGCATACCTCTTACAGCAAAAGAATCAACCGACCGAGTCAGTTTGATTTGAACCCATTTCGCTTTTACGACGATTCATTTAACTATTCTCAGGGAAATCCAAATTTGGTTCCTGAAATCACACATGCAATAGAAGCGGGATATGCCTGGAAAAGTGTGTTTATGGCATCAGTATATTTTAATACTACAAAAGATGTTTTTACAGAAGTCTATGATTATAATCCTGATACTAATACTACTGTAACATCACAAATAAACATTTCTAAATCGTACAATTATGGCGTAAACATAACGCATTCGGCTGAACTTTATAAATTCTGGTCTGTAAATACATTATTCAATGTTTTTGAAAATCGTTTTATGGGGAATGTTTTAAACGCTGCGACTATTGATCCCATCGTGACTTTAAATCTAAATGTACAGAACTCTTTTACTTTATCTGAAAGTTTAAAAGCAGAGATGAATGCCCAATACCAATCAAAATCTAATTTAGGCATTTACGAACGAGATTCTTTCTTTGATTTTAGTATCGGAATTTCAAAACAAATCCTTTCGAACAAAGGCAACATCAAGTTGAATATTACCGACATTTTCAATACTAATAATTTCCACATTAATTCAGTCATAGCGCAAACGAGTATCAATAAAAGATATGATCTTGATAACCGTATTGCAACATTATCATTTACCTATAGAATCTAATATTTTGAATCTTTAGTTTCCTTGTTTTTGTTTTTTTTTTGATGGAACTGAGCCTGCTTGTTTAAGCAGGCTCTTTCTATTTTTAGTCGAATGGCACACGGGTGACACGGGTTTAAGCTGATTTACGCTGATTTTTATTTTATTTCAATATTTACCTTGACAACTCCTTTTGAATTGAAGCTTTCCTTTCGTTCTTAAACAAGAAAAAAGTCTCTTGAAGAATGTTACTTCTCACAAAAGACTTTTAAACACTAACTAACAAAAAAACCAAACAAAAATTTATAGCTACACTCGAGATTTTTGTTTTTTCTTTCTTCCCCACCAAATGTAAAAACCGGTTAAGGGCAGACTGGCACATATTAAACTGGCGGTAAAATAAATAATCTTAGTAGATAATCCTCCAATAGCACCAATATGAAGACTATAATTGGATCGCATTAACCAATCTGAAAATCGTTCGTTACTAATGTAGTTTTCTGATTTTGGCAATAACTGTAATGTTTTGGCATCAAAATATAAATCTCTCCAAATTCCTTTATGCATATCTGTGCAGGCATAAAAATCATCCTTTGGATCATCCGGAAAATGTATAATAACTGCTTCTTTATTTTCTTTGGCAATCTCAGTTCGGACCTTTTTCCAGATAAAATCGGCTGCCTCCAGCTTATCTAATTGTTGTTCGGATAAATCATCATTTTTAAGAGTAATTGTTTTTTCTGTTTTATCTTTTTCAGTAACCCATCCGCCACTTATCCAATAAGTACTTTCCCGAAGCCAATGAAAACTCATTAATAATCCGGTAAAAGAGATCAGTATTGCTAAAATGAGCACATAAAACCCCATTACATTATGCAAATCATAATTGAGACGTTTGAATTTGGCATCCCATTTTATTTTAAAACTATTTTTAATAGTGGTTTTATTCCATTTTTTCGGAAACCAGAGAATCAGTCCGCTTATAAGCAAAAAGAAGAAAATAAAGGTTGCCCAGGCTGTTATTTGTGATCCAATATCCC
The sequence above is drawn from the Flavobacterium sp. N2038 genome and encodes:
- a CDS encoding Lrp/AsnC family transcriptional regulator: MENLDKTDLLILKHLQENSNINTKDLASKLFLTVTPVYERIKRLERDGYITKYVALLDKNKMNRGMTVFCNVRLKEHAKNVGSNFVKDIVALPEIIECYNIAGDYDFMLKILVKDMASYQDFVMNKLSTIENIGNTNSIFVMGEIKHSTALEF
- the metE gene encoding 5-methyltetrahydropteroyltriglutamate--homocysteine S-methyltransferase; this translates as MKTNNLGYPRIGSNRELKKASELYWAGQISADELIATGKDIRSKNWHLQSAAGIDLIPSNDFSFYDQVLDLTLAVGAIPARYHELAKSNSSLDLYFAMARGSQKEGQDVVAMEMTKWFDTNYHYIVPEFTKNQKFELFSEKIIHEFKEANALGIKTKPVLIGPVSYLLLGKEKEEGFHRIDLIDAILPVYFEIFEKLQAENAEYIQLDEPFLALNLTDKERKTYTEVYNEINIRFPKLKIVLANYFDCFGENLETALALPVDTFHLDLVRCPLQLDDILDSGKLASNVNLSLGVVDGRNIWKNDFKPSLELIKKAVDALGADRILIAPSCSLIHSPCDLDLETNDQTLTPEIKQWLAFAKQKINEVVLLKQFASNEIDVKNSVDYERNSIANNNRKTSKLIHNNEVKARVSGITTSDDKRKSAFATRRKSQIEALNLPLFPTTTIGSFPQTAEVRSWRAKFKKGELTTEEYHNLIEKETEATIRFQEETGIDVLVHGEFERNDMVEYFGEQLAGFTFTKNGWVQSYGSRCVKPPVIYGDVSRPKPMTVKWSEYAQSLTPKWVKGMLTGPVTILQWSFVRNDQPRSETCTQIALAIRDEVVDLEKAGIKIIQIDEPAIREGLPLRKEEWANYLDWAVKAFRISASGVNDDTQIHTHMCYSEFNDIIQNIADMDADVITIECSRSQMELLDAFANFKYPNEIGPGVYDIHSPRVPSSTEMVRLLEKAAAVIPVDQLWVNPDCGLKTRHWDETKKALIEMVAAAQEMRAAVENPVT
- a CDS encoding DUF3078 domain-containing protein, producing MKLLRSALLLLLLLCTSNNFAQIIQTTLDPNQLPALPSNWAKKNQLGFDISEIAFVNWSAGGTSSVSGLFKGEFNRTYQKQNHKWVNELIVKYGLNKQDGIELRKTDDAFQFNSTYGFRKDTISNWYYSAKLNFNTQFSDGYNYPNRDVAISKPFAPAYIFLGAGAENSNKQKNRTFYFSPITLKTTLVLDQTLANQGAFGVRKAVYETDPLDPANKILVEEGQKVKAEFGILFTAYTKSEIYKNVFYENRLSLYTDYLNKFGNVDIDYDTRLDLVVNAYVKANIGVHLVYDDDIKTKKDVVDPVSGATSQVNDGPRMQLRQVLGVGLVYAFQ
- a CDS encoding porin family protein, translating into MKKMLLILALAMVSFANAQKGTILVGGNIGYTSEKIDREIASAKNNTFEFSPKVGYQFHDNWTAGAEFSVESSKTNLGEGEGKSNTFKAGAFVRYTMPLSETFSVFADLGAGYQNQKIKNYENGSLISDNKANGFYTGLTPALFINMKKGFGLNFSIGGLGYETLSYDKDDADYSKFFVNFGKTVNIGISKNF
- a CDS encoding 1-deoxy-D-xylulose-5-phosphate synthase, which encodes MKSDLLSNIYNPADLRLLNETQLPQLAKELRDFIIDIVSVKEGHLGASLGVVELTIALHYVFNTPEDLLVWDVGHQAYGHKILTERRENFDTNRQINGISGFPKRSESVYDTFGVGHSSTSISAALGMAIASHIKGDFNKQHIAVIGDASIASGMAFEGLNHAGVTDANLLVILNDNAIGIDPSVGALKQYLTAVKEGKNPKKNNMIKSLNFDYSGPIDGHDLPALIKELNRLKKIKGPKFLHIVTTKGKGLQQAEENQVKYHAPGKFDALTGELQLKSEENLPPKYQDVFGLTILDLAKKNEKIIGITPAMPSGSSLKFMMDELPDRAFDVGIAEQHAVTLSAGMATQGMIVYCNIYSTFLQRAYDQVIHDVALQNLPVIFCLDRAGLVGEDGATHHGVFDIAYLRAIPNMIIYAPINEIALQNILYTAQLGLNHPIAIRYPRGRGVLPNWEVENFGHYDKIKIGQANCLKKGNRIAVLSTGTIGNNVIEALNECSNSDAIAHYDFPFIKPLDNNTLNDVFTHFETIITIEDGTVNGGFGSAVLDFAAAHNFKNNIKILGIPDEFIEHGTVSQLQQLCKIDVKSLINLFSNDVK
- a CDS encoding deoxyguanosinetriphosphate triphosphohydrolase; amino-acid sequence: MNWEQLLSLKRQGDTSKRLRVEQDDTRLGFEVDYDRIIFSAAFRSLQDKTQVIPLSKTDFVHTRLTHSLEVSVVGRSLGRLVGKKIIEKYPYLKEVHGYHMNDFGAIVAAASLAHDIGNPPFGHSGEKAIGEYFSIGNGAKFKDKLTAKEWQDLIDFEGNANGFSVLTASRPGIEGGLRISYATLGAFMKYPKESLPKKPTNNIADKKYGFFQTDKAFFEEVAQDMGMIANKSGEDIGFERHPLAYLVEAADDICYTIIDFEDGINLGLVSEDYALEYLIKLVKDNIGVAKYKTLETKEDRISYLRALAIGSLINDAVDVFIENEEAIMAGKFPFALTDKSKYKAQMNDIINLSIEKIYQSREVIEKEIVGYQIIQTLLDKFITAFNNKYEGTASNYDKLLLKMLPEKHHLEKTNLYERLLHICHYVSLLTDGNALELFETINGRKTN